In Lascolabacillus massiliensis, a single genomic region encodes these proteins:
- a CDS encoding glycogen debranching enzyme N-terminal domain-containing protein, with product MSYLKFNKDLMINLEYSLYRNVLRTNRRGAYQNTSISGCNTTKYQGLLVMPVPFLDNENHLILSSVDETVIQHGAEFNLGIHRYAGDNYNPKGHKYIREFNCDSVPKTIYRIGGVILSKEIMFSSKENRLMIRYTLLDAHSPTKIRFKPFLAFRKASQLTRENDQVDKSYRMVENGISTCMYFGYPELFMQFNKEPEFVYHPDWYRDIEYLQDLQNGDTYQEDLYVPGYFEMSIKKGEEIIFSAGDILVDTTTLSNEFNFEMQKRTPRSSFYNCLKNSSHQFYYIPNKDEYYLLAGYPWFKVRARDQFISLPGCTLSVGRPNDYENIMDTAIPHLRDFMNDKPYKSYIKQLDDPDLLLWVVWALQQFYFENKNQFIKKYSEFLFEIIEYILSNRHPNLVFHESDSLLTTYGREVAVSWMNAMIDGRPAIPRSGYLVEFNSLWYNALKFTEEIANETGNHEKAALLAEKSSLAGKSFIKTFMNDAGYLYDYVDGYYKDPNVRPNMIFAVSLPYSPLEKRQKKSVLDFVTKELLTSCGLRTLTPKSDKFRPHYSGSENEKKFAYFNGMAFPWLLGHYIEGYINVFQMGGLSLADRIMVGIENEIQNDCIGSISEFYDSNPPFIAHGGYSFAMSIGELLRAQKIINSYK from the coding sequence ATGAGTTATCTTAAATTTAACAAGGATCTAATGATCAATCTCGAATATTCTTTATACCGCAATGTATTAAGAACAAACAGAAGAGGGGCTTATCAAAACACTTCAATTTCAGGATGTAATACTACAAAATACCAGGGTTTGCTTGTTATGCCTGTTCCATTTCTTGATAATGAAAATCATCTTATTTTGTCTTCAGTAGATGAAACAGTAATACAACACGGTGCTGAGTTCAATCTTGGTATTCATAGATATGCAGGTGATAATTATAATCCAAAAGGTCATAAATATATACGTGAATTCAATTGTGACAGCGTTCCAAAAACTATTTACCGTATAGGTGGTGTTATACTATCAAAGGAAATTATGTTTTCATCTAAGGAAAACAGACTTATGATCAGATACACACTATTAGATGCTCATTCGCCTACTAAAATACGATTTAAACCATTTTTAGCATTCAGGAAAGCCTCACAACTGACTCGGGAAAATGATCAGGTTGACAAGTCATACCGTATGGTTGAGAATGGGATAAGTACATGTATGTACTTCGGTTATCCCGAGCTTTTTATGCAGTTCAATAAGGAACCTGAATTTGTTTACCACCCCGATTGGTATCGTGATATTGAATACCTCCAGGATCTGCAAAATGGTGATACATACCAGGAAGATCTTTATGTTCCCGGTTACTTCGAGATGTCAATTAAAAAAGGGGAGGAGATAATATTCTCTGCAGGAGACATTTTGGTTGATACCACCACTCTTTCAAATGAGTTCAACTTTGAGATGCAGAAACGTACACCCAGATCAAGTTTTTACAACTGCCTAAAAAACTCGAGTCATCAATTTTATTACATACCCAATAAAGACGAATATTATCTTCTTGCAGGATATCCATGGTTCAAAGTAAGAGCCCGCGACCAGTTTATTTCACTACCAGGTTGCACTCTCTCTGTTGGTAGGCCCAATGATTATGAAAATATAATGGATACCGCAATACCTCATTTGAGGGATTTCATGAATGATAAACCATATAAAAGCTATATCAAACAGCTGGATGACCCTGACCTCCTACTTTGGGTTGTTTGGGCCCTTCAGCAGTTTTACTTTGAAAATAAGAACCAGTTCATTAAAAAGTACTCTGAATTCTTATTTGAGATAATTGAATACATCCTCTCAAATAGGCACCCTAACCTGGTATTTCATGAAAGTGATTCATTACTGACAACATATGGGCGTGAAGTTGCAGTTAGCTGGATGAATGCTATGATTGACGGACGTCCTGCTATCCCAAGATCAGGATATCTGGTAGAGTTCAACTCTCTTTGGTATAATGCTCTGAAGTTCACAGAAGAGATTGCCAATGAAACAGGGAACCATGAAAAAGCTGCATTACTGGCAGAGAAAAGCAGTCTGGCAGGCAAATCATTCATTAAAACATTCATGAATGACGCAGGGTATCTATACGACTATGTAGATGGTTATTACAAAGATCCAAATGTACGTCCAAACATGATCTTTGCGGTTTCTCTTCCCTATTCACCACTTGAAAAAAGACAGAAGAAATCAGTTCTGGATTTTGTTACTAAAGAGCTGTTAACAAGCTGCGGTCTGCGTACTCTTACTCCTAAAAGTGATAAATTCCGACCACACTACAGTGGCAGTGAAAATGAAAAGAAATTTGCTTATTTCAATGGAATGGCTTTTCCATGGTTGTTAGGCCATTATATTGAAGGTTATATAAACGTATTCCAAATGGGTGGTTTGTCTTTGGCTGACAGAATCATGGTTGGTATTGAGAACGAGATACAAAACGACTGTATTGGCTCTATCTCCGAATTTTATGATTCAAACCCTCCATTTATAGCTCATGGGGGATATTCTTTTGCAATGAGCATTGGGGAGCTATTAAGAGCTCAGAAGATAATAAACTCATACAAATAA